The genomic region CGGGGCATTTATCACTGTCATTGGTGTAATTATTTTTTCTTGGACTGCAGCCAAGGCCACAAAGGGTTTAAAGGTTGAGCCAGGTGAATAATGGTCCTGAATGACCTTGTTGCGGAGGGGCCTAAAGGGATCATTCACCAGCTTGCCCCACAGCTCGGGAGAAATTCCCGTGGAGAAATTATTGGGATCGTAAGAGGGAGTGTTCACCCAAGCAAGCACTTCGCCATTGGATTTAAGAGCGACGAGGCTTCCAATTCGATTTCCGATGTGGTCATCGCGATTCATTGCTTTAAAGGCGGCATCCTGTATGTCACGATCAATGGTCAATATGAGATTGTGCCCGGGAATTTCATCTTGGGGTTTAAAGCCGAGGGTTCTCGGACTCTCGGTCTCTGCGCGGCGTCCTCGAGCATCAACCTCCACGATCGATATACCATCAAGACCGCGAATATATCTTTCCCAAACTTCTTCAATCCCACTCTTTCCTATCATGTCGCCTTGATCAAAAGCAAAAACGCCAAGATACTTTTGATTGAATCTGCTGATTTGTTCTTTGGAAATCTCCGCAACATAACCAAATAGTTGGGCTCCATTCTCGTGCAGGGGATAGTGCCTTTTGATCGTCTCGTTGATATTTAAGCCAGGATGATCAAGGCGGAGAAGTTTCAGGCGGAAGACATCCTCAAGGCTGAGGTTTTCTTTGATTCTGACCGGACGAAAGGGGCCATTCTTGGCCCGACTTCGCTTGACCAAGGCAATGATATTGGCTGGCATCATTCCCAATATAGGTCCCACTACCCGGGCGGTCTCTTCGAGGTTGGTTGCGTACTGGGGAGAAATGGTTGCCTCAAATCCCGGGAGATTGTCGACCAAAACGCGTCCCTCTCGATCGAGCAAGAGACCTCTTGGAGCCGGAATTTTAGTCTCTTTAATGAGGTTTTTTTCCGAGAAGTCTCTCAACTCGGTGCCCATAATAATTTGTAGATACCAAAGGCGAATAAAGATAGTGAGACCGGCAACTATGATAAGGACATAGATGCGTCGAAACCGGGGGGCGAATGCCTTTGCGTCCTCTTCTTCATTTGCAACAAACTTACTGCTCATGGCCGATAGCTTCCATTTTTGCAGGGAGCTCCTTGTGAGTGAGTCGATCGAGCCAGTAAAAACATCTAACGAGAGGAAGAGCCGCCAGCATTGTTAGGAGTGGTTCCAAAATCCAATCAAACCAAGCAGGATGGGAAAGTGGATTTGATTCAAAGGTCCAAGAATAGATAAAACCAATCACGAAAAAACTAAAGCTCGCGCCTCCGCAGAGAAGCATGAAATAAACAGTTCCCGAAGTGTAAATTCGATTGCGTATAGCCAAGAGGCCCGCAAAAAGAGTCATGTTACAAAGCAGAAACAGGGGGCCGTGGAGGGCTGTGAGCGCAGAAAGAAACAAACTGAGGAGATAGACCATGGCCATTCCCTCCTCGGTTTTTCGGTAGAGACTCCAAAAGACCAAAACGGGAATCCATAAATTGGGTCCTGGTGAATCACCAAAAACTTGCAGCCACAAAGAACACTCCACTCCTGAGAGAAAAATTGTTGCAGCAAGAAAGACCAGATAATTACCCACGAAGAGACCGATTTCTTTCATGAATTAGTTAGCCCTTTTCTTTTCTATTTTTGTGTTGCCGGCCTTCTCCTTGTCTTTTTCCTTCTCGTCATTTGGACCAAACTCTTCATCTGATTTTGGACTGAAGTCTTCATTCATTGAGTTGATGACAATGAACATTTCTTCAAGAATCGAGGGATTGATCGCTGGTTTGAGATCTATATCTTGGGTCATTCCATAACGGCTTTTAGAAACCCCAGTAACCACTCCTACAGGAAACCCCTTT from Bdellovibrionales bacterium harbors:
- the mrdA gene encoding penicillin-binding protein 2; its protein translation is MSSKFVANEEEDAKAFAPRFRRIYVLIIVAGLTIFIRLWYLQIIMGTELRDFSEKNLIKETKIPAPRGLLLDREGRVLVDNLPGFEATISPQYATNLEETARVVGPILGMMPANIIALVKRSRAKNGPFRPVRIKENLSLEDVFRLKLLRLDHPGLNINETIKRHYPLHENGAQLFGYVAEISKEQISRFNQKYLGVFAFDQGDMIGKSGIEEVWERYIRGLDGISIVEVDARGRRAETESPRTLGFKPQDEIPGHNLILTIDRDIQDAAFKAMNRDDHIGNRIGSLVALKSNGEVLAWVNTPSYDPNNFSTGISPELWGKLVNDPFRPLRNKVIQDHYSPGSTFKPFVALAAVQEKIITPMTVINAPGSIRFGRRVYHDHQKGGHGNVVLAEAIERSSNVFFYKMGISLGIDKMALYAKLLGLGQLTGIGLSNEVPGLMPSRDWKLKNLGEEWQPGENLSNAIGQGYVLTNALQMAMAYSAIGQEGLLYKPFVVKKIINQDNELIADFESELVRDASIPNEDGVAIDKSTFQAVKKGLWRVANGERGTARWWKIPGVEIAGKTGTVQMRSYSAEQIYDKCELRPFNQRHHGWFVGFAPADKPEITVAILAEHACHGSTGGAPIVRDVILAYMKKYHPERIKDAENKGLKSNTKPPSQVDPAEIIE